One Bradyrhizobium zhanjiangense DNA segment encodes these proteins:
- a CDS encoding ABC transporter permease, with protein MALLPVFILLLWIGEISKITMMIYSCAWPLPLNTIAAVKQVDPLLIKSARTMGATPQQLFRKVILPAALPTIFVGIRLASAPAILVLLASEMVDPKVGLGYLIINSQYSFLIPQMYFGILGVAVIKLVFNAVLETLEGHFMRWKAPVTP; from the coding sequence CTGGCGCTGCTGCCGGTGTTCATCTTGCTGCTCTGGATCGGCGAAATCTCGAAGATCACTATGATGATCTATAGTTGTGCCTGGCCGCTCCCGCTCAACACGATCGCCGCGGTGAAACAGGTCGATCCGCTCCTGATCAAGTCAGCACGGACCATGGGCGCGACGCCGCAGCAACTGTTCCGCAAGGTGATCCTTCCTGCGGCGCTTCCGACCATATTCGTCGGTATTCGTCTTGCTAGTGCCCCCGCCATACTCGTGCTGCTCGCCTCCGAGATGGTAGATCCCAAGGTCGGTCTCGGCTATCTCATCATCAACAGCCAGTACAGCTTCCTGATCCCACAGATGTATTTCGGCATTTTGGGCGTCGCGGTCATCAAGCTTGTGTTCAATGCTGTTCTCGAGACGCTGGAGGGCCACTTCATGCGATGGAAGGCACCGGTGACGCCATGA